The Terriglobia bacterium genome contains a region encoding:
- a CDS encoding (2Fe-2S)-binding protein has translation MSTLTLKVNGKSHTLDIDPATPLLYVLSDDLALRGPKFGCGLGQCGCCTVIVKGQAVRSCVTPVSSVAGAEITTLEGLGSSDKPHPIQKAFIDEQAMQCGFCVNGVIMTAKAYLDRHPKATDADLQQAMSGILCRCHAHTRMVRAIKKYQQGAKA, from the coding sequence ATGAGTACGCTCACCCTGAAAGTGAACGGCAAGTCCCACACCCTCGACATCGATCCGGCGACGCCGTTGCTCTATGTCCTCTCCGATGATCTTGCCCTTCGAGGGCCGAAATTCGGATGCGGCCTCGGACAGTGTGGGTGCTGCACGGTAATCGTCAAAGGACAAGCCGTTCGATCATGCGTCACGCCGGTATCGAGTGTGGCGGGCGCGGAGATCACGACACTCGAGGGGCTGGGTTCAAGCGACAAGCCGCATCCCATCCAGAAGGCGTTCATCGATGAGCAGGCGATGCAATGTGGCTTCTGTGTCAATGGCGTCATCATGACCGCCAAGGCTTACCTCGACCGCCACCCCAAGGCTACAGATGCTGATCTTCAACAGGCCATGTCGGGAATCCTCTGCCGTTGCCACGCGCATACCCGGATGGTGCGCGCGATCAAGAAATATCAGCAGGGAGCGAAGGCGTGA